AGGCAACTGTTTCAACTGTTGAGGTTCAGTTACCCATCACCGAACTTAGTAGAGTTCCCAGTGAGAGCCAACcaataccagctctctgtctctccaatctggataccagtactcaagaagttcttagcagtgttttttccatctacaagtcagagttatcaaaagtggagagtaaatccttggccgttgtcagttcatctgatgagtccctagaggcttgttggtttgttgatggtgtcctatcaaagctcgatgactatactatttcccagtcaccctcacccaatgaagacttgagcgtgagtactcaatattctcaactgagctcagaagagagtgtcagaatCACAGAGTCCTCTACTAGTCTGATTCAGAGCATTAAGAAGCTCTCTAGCAATGACTTCCAGACTCAGGCAGAAGAGGCAGTGAGTAAAGTGCTGATGAGATCCAGTCATTCCTTTATCACACAGATCAGCCATACTGGTCTTCAGAAAAGTCTGCAGGCTGGCTTATCATCTAGCTCACCATCAGAGATCCATGTTCTTTCAGAATCCATGTCCTCTATGTCCTCTGAGAATACAGCCTCTGGATTAGTGGAAACCTTTGTCAACGGAATGGCGACTATTTTCCAGAAAAATGAGTCCACTGACACTGTGCTACTGGAAAGAAGTGGGAGAGGTTCGCAGTGCTCCCACGGGGGCTCCCAACTGGATGATACTGAATTGAGTGTTAAAATATCAGAGGAGAAGCTTTGGTCAACAGCTAAGACCATCTGCGTCAGTATGAAGAACACACTTAAGGATTTCTTCACAGGGCTGAAGCCACCCGGATCCGAAAGGACAGAAAATGCTTCTTCCAAAGAGACCCTTGGGGAAATCCTGGTTGCTATCCAGAGTGAAATCTCAAACTTAGGGCGAATGAAGGATTCCAGGGAGCTCCTTCAGATCAATGATATGGTAGGAACTATGCTTAAGGAGGttgagaaaagtgaggatgacAGTGAACAAGTCTGCCAAGACATCCCTAGAACCTGTTCATCTTTGTCCACTTGTTTAAATGGTCGTAGTTCCTTGTCCAGCTCTTCAAAGAGTCCTAGGTCAGAGTGTGAGTTAGAGATCaacctccctggcactcccatcccTGACGAAGTGCCTTTCGATCTGACCTGCCCCATCGTCAGGAGCTCCTTCATCGACACCAGGGTCTCTAAAATGCCAGATATTTCTTCAAGTGACCTAAAGACAAAGATGATGGCACACACAGATGAACGATCCTCCACTCCTTCTTTCACCAGCAAGGGAACCTCTTTGGTACCAAAGGGAGATGGGATTGACATTGAAGAGAAGGAAGAGTGTATCCCCAGCAGCTCTGGCCATCTGAGGGAGCTCTTAATCACCCCGGACATCAGCAGTGCCACTgcattcccactgcagtacttgatGGACTCCAGCAAAGATGATGTTATCTGTTTGGTCACCATACTGGTGATAAGGTTGCTATCGGAGATCAGACCCTCAGCCCTAGATGAACCCTCCCAACAGGCAGCAGATCTGACAGAAACATCTCAGCAACTCATCAGACAagtcctgtctgagttctgtgctgCATCCAGATTCTCCAGGACAAAGGCATATTCCCAGAACCTGAACATCCAAAGGGTGTTCAGAGGTGTACATAAAAACCTCATGGAGGAGTTTGGCTCTTATAACACCCTGCAAGCAGCTATTTCCTCCCAGGACCCTGCATTTGACAGAGTCCTGGTAAAGtccttgacccagcagctggtacagggatgcaaggaggcgtcaagaccagcttctgctgcaacaaacccatcagaccaggctgagacagagaggggggctgagcagaaagcaagaaggagcttcctttgcttttcaatgaccaaactcaggatcaacttcaaggtatagcagggagttagcatttgtttttggttccagttaggtgctgatgttattgatgtTATTGATATGATAAGACAAATACATGAGataaatatgttttattcatcactaaattgttgccttggattcagaagtgttccatttatttatttattctctgtaccattttctttacctttctTCTGTTAGCGTTCCAAGAGAGGAAACAAAAAGGACTGCCATTCAGTCCAGGAACAGACTGAGATTCCCTCTACTGATGGACATTGCATAGGTAAGGATTTTAGAGCTCTGCTAAAGCTTGTAgttttgtttaggtgtgtgttagaaacataggTATGCCTACCAAACTCACTGCACTGTTATTTTTCAACGTTACtatactgcatctctctctctctctctctctctctctctctctctctcttaccccatacttttctcttgtgtttctagctccagttggagaggtttctccctccatatctcagccTGTCAAAAAACATACTTTTCCCCATACTTttctcttgtgtttctagctccagttggagaggtttctccctccatatctcagccTGTCAAAAAACAATCCTTGATTGTCAGGGTCTTTTCAGCAATGATGAAGCCATTCAGGCGCTTCACCAAGAAGAACCT
The genomic region above belongs to Oncorhynchus mykiss isolate Arlee chromosome 6, USDA_OmykA_1.1, whole genome shotgun sequence and contains:
- the LOC110525581 gene encoding uncharacterized protein LOC110525581, whose protein sequence is MRSSHSFITQISHTGLQKSLQAGLSSSSPSEIHVLSESMSSMSSENTASGLVETFVNGMATIFQKNESTDTVLLERSGRGSQCSHGGSQLDDTELSVKISEEKLWSTAKTICVSMKNTLKDFFTGLKPPGSERTENASSKETLGEILVAIQSEISNLGRMKDSRELLQINDMVGTMLKEVEKSEDDSEQVCQDIPRTCSSLSTCLNGRSSLSSSSKSPRSECELEINLPGTPIPDEVPFDLTCPIVRSSFIDTRVSKMPDISSSDLKTKMMAHTDERSSTPSFTSKGTSLVPKGDGIDIEEKEECIPSSSGHLRELLITPDISSATAFPLQYLMDSSKDDVICLVTILVIRLLSEIRPSALDEPSQQAADLTETSQQLIRQVLSEFCAASRFSRTKAYSQNLNIQRVFRGVHKNLMEEFGSYNTLQAAISSQDPAFDRVLVKSLTQQLVQGCKEASRPASAATNPSDQAETERGAEQKARRSFLCFSMTKLRINFKRSKRGNKKDCHSVQEQTEIPSTDGHCIAPVGEVSPSISQPVKKQSLIVRVFSAMMKPFRRFTKKNL